DNA from Thunnus thynnus chromosome 2, fThuThy2.1, whole genome shotgun sequence:
atatttttgttgtatttttcacCTCACAGTTATTGGGGTACACTTTTCTGGCTCCAGTCTAAACTCACCCTGGCAGTTGGTTCCATCATTTGGGATGAAGACGGGCAAGTTGTTTGAGGGGCTGAATCCTTTCAGGCAGGTGCAGTAGTAGCTGCCATATGTGTTGTGGCAGGTGGTATGCTGTCCACAGATCTTACTGGCTCCTATCTGGCACTCATCTTTATctggaagaaaaataaaatacttattACACTTCAAGATAAAAGAGAAGAGGTTTAAATGTACAGGTATACAATATGAATTAGAGCAGTTTCAATGAATGAGGTTATTGAATGTCCAGAGTTATAACTGACCAATTAACTTTTAAACTTTGAATTCAAAATTCAATTCAGGCTGCAGTTCTCATTACAAAACCTCTGAAGAGACTTATCATTTAACTTCACATGATATAAAATACGAAAAGTAGAGTTTCTCTTACCTTGACAATAGGTTCTTCCATTTCCAACAAAGCCATACTTGCAGTTACAAACTTTGCCAGAGCCATCAGCTTTGTCGTCACATGTGGCATTAGCGTGGCAGGTGGCACACACATCCAGAGTGTAGCCTGCTGCTGGCATGTCTGACAATGAGGAAAGGACATCaagaaagtgttgtttttttttttttactgtagcaGAACTGTCCTGGTATAGtatattttttgtacagatattaaTATACatgccaaaaaatataaattctgATCAATAATCATCATTCTCACCTGCAATGGCACAGAGCAGAAAAACCACGATTATAGTTCTGCTTCGCTCATCCATCCTCTCTTGagtgtctctgctgttctcttcACTTCACCAGACACTCAACCTCCTCATAATCATCTCctatttgtctattttttacTTCCGTCTTGTGTGGACCATGATGACACTGAGCGGATTTGATAACCAGGATTGAGAGGATGCTGTGAATGGGTGAGCTGAGGTCACCCAGAGAAATGACTCCTTTTCTCAATGGTCCTCTTGCAgctggtgtttgtttgtggtttcaGCTGTCATTTTGTGACACATTCACTTGTGTTGATGATACGCTCGTGCTCACTCTGGTGAACTGCACACTCATGCTGCAGTGGCTGATAAGGGCTATATTTGGCCTAATGAACCTGCTGGAAGCCCTGTTACAAACAGTGTGGCATTTTTAACACACCAGTGTGTCTTTTAGGAACAAATTAACTTCATCATTGCCATGTGTGTAGAGAATGATGTGCTTTCATACAGAAAATTGCATTAAATACGGTTCAATACCAACTGCCACTGCCAAAAAGAGAGACCAAAAACTGGGTGAATATTACAGTGCAGCTTACCTGTTGGCCagtggattttaaaaaaagagtgtaACCTTTATACAAGTGACTCAAATATATCCTAGAAAAGTATCAAAAGCCTTCAAACTGCCCCACAGTGGAGGCATTAACTTGTGTTTTAAGTCAATTGAACACATATCCCTCCCTTTCACACCACAGGGTTTGTATTGGGTGCTGGAGGGGTGTCAGTTGGAGTGCTGTGGGAAGGGGAGATAAGTCTGATGAGCTGCTATCTCTCTGCCCAGCAGGGTCCTAACTGGAGTCTTTCTGTCACTCAAACCAGTAAGTCACTGACTCACACCAGAGCCTGCTGGACTGTAGCCAGCCCCCCAAAACTCTGTTCAAACGCAAGTCTGGACTAAAGGGTATCTAATGTGGATCCTAAACTGACTAGAACTGACTTCTTTTctcatgataaaaaaataaaaaataaaagttgcttcaacatttcttttaacAAAAAGTTAGAAGAAACTGAGATTATTAATCCGGACTCACTGCTGCACTCCATGTCCCACAGATCATTGTGTGCCAGCACAGTAATGACTGCAGTGTAGGCGTCTTTCTCAGTTCATTGAGCATCTTAGGTCAGCTCTCTTTGTCAGCCATAGAGTCTATTGCTGTTCATGCAAATTACCCAGTTCCTTTGCTGCACTGCGAAAGCACTAAGTGCAAATTGCAAACTGCAAAAACTTTCAATATGCAGCAGATAGATAGTTTAGTCCTGCTGTCACCAGCAGATGTCAAACTTCACCCAGATTTGGGATTGAGGTCTTCTTATTCTTTAAAGCTgttctaatcaatattttcctatcaatggatcaaatgacttcATGTAATGTCAATAGAGTCATTCGAGTACTTATaaatccacagagaattatcacctgacccTGCAGTTCCCCCAGCGTTTTACTGTCGTTCGgcacattgttttggttgttgGACCTGAAATTTGACTGTTTGGTTTTGGTTCCCTCTCACCACTTCTATCAGCGCTCTTTTTAGACTAGAAAAACTCCTAAAAACCTGCTGTACAGTTAgtgattagctggtgaacatagtggaacgttaagcagctaaagagccagatatttctctgaAGAGTTGGtggaaacaaaacagagctaaaaggagagcgAATATTAGAAGTACATTCACAAGGTGGCCCGAAAGAAAACTacaaatgctaatgttgctgtgtgtctgttggatgtgtaaatgggCTGCTACCATGTTaaccatatcaactttatatgGAAATAATACATGAGTGTTGAgcttggggttttttttgtggcaAGTTTGAATATAGTCATCTAGTCATGAGTCATGATATTTTTATTGTGCAATCCTGATGTGGTTGGGGTTATttgttgttaataaagtttTGGAACTGGGGATAGAGAGTTTTTTTGAGATATATAACAGCCctcaaatatacattatatagaATTAGAAGTAGTGGTTATAGTAATGTAAGAATATGATACCACATCTCAGAACAGATGGTGTACAAAGAGAAACTAACTTGACACAAAATGTGGTTATTTAGGTTTCCTTTATTTGATGTTAGCACTCGATCTTTCTCGACCTTCTGTGAATTTATCACAAAGTCTGTCATTCAGATCTAATACTACaggaacatgcatttttttagTATCAAAATgtaatacagtaaatgtaatagATTACAGAGGTATGTTTGTTAATCTTGAAAATGATTATATCTTGACCCACACGACCAcattctgtaaatgtaaatcaagCAGAAAGCACTTTGAGATAAACAAAGTATTTTTGCTGGTTGTTGATATCTAATAATGGctctgaaaaaaagaataataggAATTGAAAAAGAATAGCTGcattagaaaacaaaatgacacttgtactgtatgtcattaTTGCCATAAATGTGCTTCGACAGGAACACATGTTTAAGCTCAGTACATGTTACGCCAGTCTTTCAGGACAGCTTCAAAGCCCTGATCTTGGACACAGTAGCTGCCACAGGGTTCAAACCTGTGACCTTTCACCACCTGATGGGTCATAAAAGGGTGCAGAAACAGCAGCGTTGCTTTTGGGGCAAAGGCTCACTTTCCTCAGGTGGAGGCGCCTCAGGAGCTGGAGATTCGTCCTTACACTCTGACACTGAGCCACTGGAGGTTGACAACAGCCTCCCACGCACCAGGTCGGCAGCTTTTCCATCCATGACAGACAAGTCTGTCACCGTTTTCTCTCTCAGCGACAtgtctccatcatcatcatcatcaatcagcACAAACTCCTTGAGGTAAACCATCCCTACCCCGTGGAGACTGTGGTTCTCTCCTGATTCCTCAGTGTGGGCGTCTACAAAAGTCAGAGTTGAAGTCTCTGTCAGGGTCTCATGTGGGTCTGTGGAGTTGTCGTCTGTCCCTGAATAGGCCTGGCTGCTCGAATCCATCATCCACATGGAGTTCCTCTGAACACTCTGGTCTTTCATGCTGTACCTCTGGTCTGGGCTGTTGGAGATGATGTCTGGCATAGACAACATCTTGCCGGTGCCATCGTGGTTGGTGACCTGGTCTCTCCTTGTGTGGGAACTGTGCTCTATGGTGTGGCCATTCCCAGGATACATTTTATAAGCCACTTTCTGGTAGTCATGGTAGACCTGCACACTGCTGCCTCCTGTTGGTGAAGGGAGGGGGATGCTGGCAGTGTCTCCTTTTCCTTGCTTCTTCATGTATTTCTCTTGACTGCACtcaaacaaagcagaaaattGAGcgtgaaagttcattcttgacattGAAAATCATCAGATGTGATTGAAAGCCCTGGAAAAAGCTAgaaagtggaccttgagttgacaGACTTACTTTCTCTACAGTGGCACACTAAGTCCACCTTTTGGACCTAATAccaataattaataaatagtaTACTTGAATGGAAAATAATGTAATCTCTGGAATGGAAATTATTATGACTGAATatatactgttttattttcatattttttaccttttgttGTGTTGCTTTCGATTTGAAACAGACAAGCTAAGCAGGAAACCTACCAGCTTTGATGTAGCAACATATACTGTAACAAGACTTTATGAACATGGTTtcttataaagtattttttttcaaaaacaagatatttagtTCTATAGGCCTAAATACAGCAAAACTCTCTGGAAAATATATATCTGACTCGTTGGGTATCTGGTATTTTAAAAGCTGGAATCAAATTGCTTTCATCCAGAACCTTTACTATACAATAGAGCTGAGTCACAAAGTTGGTTGCATGAGACCATTGCTTGCAATTTTGCAAAAAATCCATCTGattattctttttaaatttaatctctGGAAAAAAGACCATTTCAGGATATAAAGATGGCTACCAAATTAaagcccaacaccttactaattGTGTTGGAGTCTAACACATCgctccaaaatctcccataggtgttcaactgggatGTGATCTGGTGACAGTGAAAGCTGTGGCATATGATTCACACCaatttcatactcatcaaaccattcaagGAGCCCTCATGCTCTGCATGGTGGCATGtgaatttgttatgtttctcctctcatttattcaggtttttcttttaattttccaCATGCCTGTATATTAATTACAAACTGCATACCACCATTATGTAGTATTACCATTCTTCACATGTCTGACTAACAGAGTAACTGGGGCAGGTAATAGTAAGTGCTGTGGAGTTGTTTTATGAACAACAGTGGACTggtaaaaaagaacaaactgtCATTTAGTATTGGCCtctgtgaataaataaatgaaactggaacttttaaaagaagcaaaaaataacttaaattccCTGAGGATCAGCACTTTGAGGAAGGAGACAGCTGAATTCCTCTAAAGTGCTCTAACCAcggaaggagtgtgtgtgtgtgtttcatctctctaaaacacacacacatacacacactcttcccttctccacacagaaacaacatttCAGATGAAGTGTATGAAGTAATCACTGAGTGACTTCAGAACATAGTTTAGGCTGTCAGATGTTTTAAAGGTACGTACTGTACAAATCTGTCATTGGCCAGACCTGCAGTACCAGAATGTAGCACTTCTGAAAAGCTTGTGTTTAAATTTAGTTCTGTGCAATGACTTTTTAAAGAGGAATACATTTGACAGCTAAATTTCGTAAAGACAAATGATGTGTTTACAATAAGTGCAACATTAATGGATTTGTTCAAGAGGAGTTTTTCCATTGTACGGCTCCACATCCTAATTGCAATGCACTCCGTACAGCAGCTTAACAGACTGACCTTCTTACACTTGACTGACTCGTATGCATGACAGAATCAGGACtctataaatgaataattacaTCAATGTACATGTTCTCTGGCTTGTGGTTGTGACTGAGCAACAATAGATGAAAAATAGATATGATTTAAACACACTCATCGCATTACTGCTTTGTTCTTGGTGCTGTTTTTGTCTCAGAAAAGCCTGACAACAGCTTTAACTGTGGCAGTGGGAAGTTATACTGGCAGGACAAGAGGATATTACACAACAATTTactataaaatttaaaaatttataGTTGACCCTTACATCCTCAGAACAGTATCTATTCACACCAGTGTTTCTGTCATCCAACTGTAATATCTTGAATTAACTCTTTCTGTGTTCCCAAATAATCACCACAGATCTACCTTATAGGATGAATGCCTTTATTACCAAGCataatttaatataaatgtttctTCTGTTGAGTGATAGAATTTCTAAAGCACATCAACAGTCTGCAATGTTATTTCTTTTGGCAAGAAATACTGTTAAATAAGTGTCACTGCTGACACCAGCCTTTGTACAGCAGTTATCTATTCAACACCACTGCCCTACACACTGTTATATTTCAACCATACAACTGATACAAGCAGAAGAGATACAGGATTATAACATGCAGTTACAAGAGAGTCAattttttataaaaatcaaattcaaatatttgaaaaatgctTTTACCTCAAGCTTTCCACAGTTGAATCCTTCCCCAGAAGTTTCTGTAATGAAAATCACATGGCAGAGGTGGAACAACCCAGCATGCTCCTCTCTGATCTGCAGCACAGCTGATGAAACAGACTTCTCCTCTGCCTGGACGTCTATAAACAGAGACTCTCTGCACACACCCTCCCCTCACCCTAGAAACTACAACTCCACACAGTGTGTGCGGGAAGGCAGTCACAAGATGCTCCTCAGATTGCAATCACACCATCAATAACgcttttttctttgttactgCTGAACTTCTGTGATTTTCAAGTAGAATGATCATCTCATTCATAGTTGCACATTGATGaatcttgtaaaaaaaacatcagtataTACAGAACATAAAATGAGACATTCACCTTTTTTTGGACAACTGTTCTCATTTAATTAGAGGAAAAGGCAATATAACAAAAAGGTAACATACCAAGAAACACATACTCTCAATGAGAAGGTATGGAATGATTGAGGTCAGAGGACATACTTCAAACCCAGTATGAAATtaatgctaaatatgaagctatcaTAGCCACTTATtgtagcttagcttagcataaagactggaaacaggggcaacagctagcctgactgtTCAAAGATAActaaatccacctaccagcacctctaaagttctctaattaacacattatatctagTTTTCCACCCATAAAGCGTTATTTGTGGTTTTACGGGTGGTTATGTACCGGACTATTTAActtaacaaacaagatataacatgttagtGACCTTTAGGTGCTAGTAGGTGatctttttaaccttttaacagagccaggcttgctgtttccctctgttttcagtttaaGCCAGctgtctcctggctgtagcttcatatttagtttACAGACATAGTTctatcttctcatttaactcagcaagaaagaataaaatgtcGAATTAAGCTATTTTTGATATATTGCTCAACTTGAATTTTAAATGGCAAGTTTCtatcattttaaagaaaagggAATGAACTATTGAAGTGGTAATCTTGAGTAAACCTGACATTCAATCTTTGTatgatgaatattaaaatagtccattgttttcattaaaagGCATCTCAGAAAACCACAGATTATACCTCCAGTCTTTTCTTCCCTTCTTGTACAAAAGAAATCATGCTAGAAACCATCTCCGTGATTCCTTTATGAAGTGTTGCGGCAGTGCAGGGATGCATGAAAAGCCACTTTTCTCAGTCCCATGCACTGAATGTGTTCCAATAAATAATACAGGAGGACAGACTTTGACATACATGAAAGCTGCAAACAGCATTATCAGAGGGATCAAATATTGAAAAGTCTTCTTTCCCTGCAGGGATGATCTCTGCATTAGTCTAACTGGTAGACATGGCATCTGACAAAGtgttcatgtacagtaaaacCTATGAAACCTGCAGGACAAAATCCTGCTGATAATGCTTTAGAAATATATTAAGTGgatataatcaatatttttattgtaacaaTTGATCACACAATTACTTGTAGGTGAAAGGAGTCACTGTAGTGAGGAAGCTGAAgcacaaaataaacatctgaTTCTAtggttcccctcagctctattgaacattttagtgtcttttagctAAGTGTTTTGATTGCTGTTttgttcagtctcactgctctcattgacattgtttccagctgcagcagtccactgttttcagcaaaaaaaaacaattcaaaaaatcactgtacactacctgcccagcaccaaaagacagacagacagacatagtTGGGGAATAACTAGTTAACATATTGGaccatttttaaacattgtgttttcgtAGTTAGCTGCAGGTACAATAATGCTGATGATAGAAGAATATTCTAACATTATTATAGGTATTGAAGTACTGAAGTGGTTGCGCTCACTAAAGCTAAAAACATTGACAATTTAAGAGGAGACCCAAACATCCATTAATAAGTGTTCCTATACTACTAAATGGACATTAACactacaatattttattttatgatcatACAATATGCCGTCCACATTGAaagaaaactaaactgaaaatgtacaatatCAGCATTTAATTGCGTTTTGACAGAGCTACAAATAACCTCCTTCAATGTTGATCAGGACTTCGTAATCACTCCCACCATGTGAGATGAGCTGTTTCCATGTTGCTGCATGTGGAAGTTGAGGCCTCGGTCAGACGACTGTTCCTCATTTGTGATCATCTCCCAAAACTTGATTGTCACTTTGCCTGGTACCAACAGAGGCTCCTTAAACTGGGTGGTGATGTTGATTGGCGCTGTGATGACTCCAACCCCTGATGACACAACAGAACAACAAGAAGCTCTGACCAGTGATGAGGACTGAGAACAACTTAACTATGTGACTACAGACTTCACTgtagcaggaaacacacaaatgtaaCTAGGAACATTAACAAAGGACATATAAACGCTCGCATGATGTGGCTATAAGTGGAATTACAAAGTCAACCACAAAATCAATGACCTCAATACATTTGGGTACCTTTGTGCTTTTCTATTTCAgccaagcagacagacagcatcCAGACACTTGGTGCAGTCTGCAATCTGTATCCAAACAGCCTGGCTGGCAGATAGAAGAGCTGATAGTCAGAGAAGGACCAGACACACTGCAGACAGGTACTCCTGGGAACTCTGATCTCAACCTGCTTCACATTTTCTGGCACAGGCTCATCTATCTGGCCTGTCAAAACAAGGAAACATAACCAGAATGAGAAAACTTTGACTCAGCCTACACTCATGTTCAGTATATTGTGTTCTGTGAGAGCCTCTTGTTTGGACCCCAACCAACTGTTCCCTCTCAGTTCTAATGTTTCCACTGTGCTTCATTGTTGAATGAATACATTCTAAGCAGAAATCACTGTAAAAATGCTcactcttattttctttcttggcTAAACATCTGCTGGCTTTGTGGAGCTTGTTTTTGGACAGGAGTGTCAAGACACTTTCCCACACTAGACTTCCACAACGTGAagtggcagacagacagatgtccACCTCCACCCCTGCATCAACCTGCCGGTACTCCAGGACTCGAACCTGCAGCATGAATGGACCCTTCTTCAGCTCATCGACTGGCTGATGGGTTTTCAAACTCTGGCGCACACGAATCAGACCTGAAAAAGTCATTCACAGTCACTGCAAGATCATCACCTCTGATTACAACTGTGATGAAACCCTGGATGCAAGGGATCAGGAAAGCACTCAAGGTGTATGAAACATCTGCAAAAATACATGCTGGAGCGAtcactttaaaaaaagtatttgatgAAATGGATCGGCTGAATGGATGTCTTACCTGCTGGGCTCAGCATGAACTTATGATCTGTCAGGAGAATAAGCAGCAGTCTGCGGCAGAGAAACTCTGGGAAGCACAGTGGGATGTCTCTGTACTCACTGTCTGGATAATCCCAACCATACCCTGCAGCACTGCAGAACCTCCTCAGCAAGGGAGTCTCCAGCCTTTTAGAGAGACAGATACACTGACGCTGAAAATGTGGATGACTATCAGCTAACTCATTCAGACAGTTTAAAAAGCTTTatccttaaagatcccctccagacatgttttaagatgtatataacaCAATCTGACTagtaatgtgtgtctgatatggtttttccacaaaaaagttaaattatctatttatttaaatccttaaaatggcatctcttccttcttcctcattttatttatttactacttACTCACTTATTTCTTACTTACCTAccagggacagtgcacattaatcaacatttcagTTTCCACTTCAATATAAATGTGCCAGAGTAGTTAATGAgctaattttatatttatagtcCCTGGGCAGGTTGACCTCATGTCATTAATACAATGCTTCTACAAGTACTACAATACATGAACACATTACAGaagtaatatataaaacaatgagAGTATGTAAAGGCAGTGCCAGAGATGAAGTAGTTTGATTACTCATGATTGCAAGTTTGGTTTGCTTTAAGCCAATAAAAATCCAGCATctataaacatgtaaatatatttcatttcagaagtttaactgctgcacacaagatgtctcctacttcactgtaaagttcattctcagtgtttgtgcactggaagcttcaagtttccacatcacgttgtgatgtcacaaatcatgctgaTAGGTCCACCcattaaaatttgattttcaatgagtatagagaaactttccactttcagcagatgaatgtgaaatcaaactctgcacatacatcattctgcagagagaagttcaaacattcaactgtaggaacaggaagaaaaacacattattgagtggaggaggacttacCTACAGTTGAGGATCGTGTAAACAACTTCACACTGCTTTTTAGTTGCCGGGTACAAGTGGCCTGTTCTCCGAGTCAGAGCTCTGGTCAGATATTTGATAAAAAGATAATCAAGACTTGGAAGTCTGTCGCTGGTGAGACTatttgttttcaacagctgatgagaagagtaaaagtaaacataaagtaaacacacagaacagacagagagcGACGCGCCAACGTAACTCTGCGTATTTCCCATTACTGctcaaaataaatcattacGACGTAACACTAAGCGagttaaattaaactttattacTGCGAGTCCCTACAAATGTTTAAGTACGAAAGCTGTTGAGAGTCGTGAATACAGTCAGACTTCACTACACTAGTGACAAGTACGGAAAGCTTACTGGGACAAACAACACACTTTCGAGTAGTTTGCACaccaataataattaaagctgcaagcagcgatgatcgggccctcgcacccttgcgcacgtcggggcATGGCGCAGTCGTACGGCTTCTGTCACGGacatgtagatgtctccagaccaaggctgtgttcagacagtgcgaggagataaacatcacttcctttgtccactattttacctgctgcaggagctgctgcgttgaaatgtcgtagggggagctatggagccagtttgcaCCAATgactgaatattgtcatgtaaaCGtattcaggccgggactcttatcaaacatgtagaGTTTCAGGCAAATCCAGCCATGTtcactaaagttatagcaatttcctctgttat
Protein-coding regions in this window:
- the si:ch211-12e13.12 gene encoding uncharacterized protein si:ch211-12e13.12 encodes the protein MKKQGKGDTASIPLPSPTGGSSVQVYHDYQKVAYKMYPGNGHTIEHSSHTRRDQVTNHDGTGKMLSMPDIISNSPDQRYSMKDQSVQRNSMWMMDSSSQAYSGTDDNSTDPHETLTETSTLTFVDAHTEESGENHSLHGVGMVYLKEFVLIDDDDDGDMSLREKTVTDLSVMDGKAADLVRGRLLSTSSGSVSECKDESPAPEAPPPEESEPLPQKQRCCFCTLL
- the si:ch211-12e13.1 gene encoding uncharacterized protein si:ch211-12e13.1 isoform X2, with the translated sequence MPRRAQGALTRRTGHLYPATKKQCEVVYTILNCRLETPLLRRFCSAAGYGWDYPDSEYRDIPLCFPEFLCRRLLLILLTDHKFMLSPAGLIRVRQSLKTHQPVDELKKGPFMLQVRVLEYRQVDAGVEVDICLSATSRCGSLVWESVLTLLSKNKLHKASRCLAKKENKSQIDEPVPENVKQVEIRVPRSTCLQCVWSFSDYQLFYLPARLFGYRLQTAPSVWMLSVCLAEIEKHKGVGVITAPINITTQFKEPLLVPGKVTIKFWEMITNEEQSSDRGLNFHMQQHGNSSSHMVGVITKS
- the si:ch211-12e13.1 gene encoding uncharacterized protein si:ch211-12e13.1 isoform X1; this encodes MGNTQSYVGASLSVCSVCLLYVYFYSSHQLLKTNSLTSDRLPSLDYLFIKYLTRALTRRTGHLYPATKKQCEVVYTILNCRLETPLLRRFCSAAGYGWDYPDSEYRDIPLCFPEFLCRRLLLILLTDHKFMLSPAGLIRVRQSLKTHQPVDELKKGPFMLQVRVLEYRQVDAGVEVDICLSATSRCGSLVWESVLTLLSKNKLHKASRCLAKKENKSQIDEPVPENVKQVEIRVPRSTCLQCVWSFSDYQLFYLPARLFGYRLQTAPSVWMLSVCLAEIEKHKGVGVITAPINITTQFKEPLLVPGKVTIKFWEMITNEEQSSDRGLNFHMQQHGNSSSHMVGVITKS